The DNA sequence CCGGATCCTGTTCCTCCTGCAATTCCTATTACAAGCATTCTTTTTGGGTTTCTATATAGTTCGTACAAATATACTATTTTAGTTTTAGTTGAGTGCAAGTAAAGTAACCGGCGTGAGTTTTCCCATAAAAAAACCGGCCTCTAAATGCCGGTTTTCTATATAGGTTTTAAATCTTTATTTTTTAATAAATTTAGTAGACAAATTCATTTCTTTTATATTCAGCATGTAATTTCCTGTTTGTAAAGCGGAAACATCAATTTTATTTTTGCCATTTCCAATCACCTTTTCTAAAACTTTTCGGCCTTCCATATTGTATATTTCTACTTTCTCTTCTTTATTCAATTTTAAAGAGACCGTAAGTATATCATTTACCGGATTTGGATAGATCGCAATTAATTCCTTTGGAGCAACATCATCGACACTCAACTGACAGCTATAAGCTGGTAAAGTATAACCTGCCGCTGTAAATTCCTGTGTCATGATTGCGATATCCCCACAATTGAATCCAAATTGTCCCAACATATCAATAGCAGCCTGTCTGACAGCAATAGCCGCTTGCTGTTGGTTAGTAGCAGCTCCTGTTGCCGCTAAACCTTCAAGAAAAGCCCTATCTGTTTTTGCTCTTCCAATTTGGTCATAAATTCTCATAAGAGCAGATGCCCAGATCTGTCCTCTTGTATGAATAGCTCCTGTTCCAGGGTATAAAACCGTATAGTTTGTAATTCTTCCTGCCCAACATGTATTATGCCCATCCCAGCTAAACATCCAGTTATATTGCGGTGCTGATGATGGCCATTGGTTAAGGCTTCTGCTGTATGATTGAGCCCAATAATCTCCACAACCTTCACTTAACCCCTGAACCTGAGATAAGTTCCCATTCGTAATCCAATCATGTACTCCATGTCCTAATTCATGTAAAATAACATCAGCATCTTCTGCATCATCTACACATCCCTCACCAAAAACCAGTCTGCCATTTGAATAATAAGAATTATCATCTCCATCTACTCCATGTGGATCGTACCATAATATTCCATCATTAGTTAATGGCTTACATACGATATTTAATGTTTCATTGATATATCTTAAACTATTATCGATATGCCAATATGCATTTACAGCTTCAAATCCTTGATCATTTCTATTAAAAAGAAACTGATTCGTTGCCTGTGTAAACAATCCAGTAGAAGGAGTTTCTAATTCTTTAATTTCAGCATAAGACCCTTTTAGCTTATACATTCCGCCTGCAAAGTCTAATTCAGGAATTGTCACCAAAGTTCTTGCTGCATCCAAACTTGCGTTGGTAGCATCATTATTATCTACATATTGCCCTCCATAAGCAACCTGCATTTTAGAAAGCGGATCCGGATTGAAAATATAACCAGAGCCTGAAACAAAAACTTTTTTATTATTTACTTCTTTTTTTGCATTTTTTTTTCCGGGTTTTGGCTCCTCATTTTTATCATGATGATATAATGCAATGTCCTCAACACTGATCACATTTCCATTTTCAGCATCTACAATTGTTTGCCAACTTCCTGGATTATCATGAGAACTCGTAAGTACTCTGTACACTAGTTTGGTATCACCTGTCGGTGTGGAATAAACAAATAATTTATTTTCCTCTAAAGTGATTTTACCTTTTGTTTTTGATGCAATGTGTGCTTTTTGAAGCGCATCGGAGGCATTAATAGAAGGAACTGTATTGATATCTTTAATATCTTTTTTTAAGTTCTCAGTAGAAGTATAAGTGATTTTCCCTTCTTTATTGAAATGAATTATTATTTCGGATTGGAATACCGGAACATCTTTAACGAATTGCTGAAAACGTAATGTTTCACCAGAATTTCCTTTTCTCACAAAACTTAGCATCATTTGATCACTCTTAATTCCTAAATTTCTTGAGTTTTCATTAATCCATTTTTGTGCTGGTACTTTTAAAGAAGATTCCTGCGCCATAAAGGTTGAACAGGAAAGTAAGCAACCAAGCACTAAAGAGTTAATTTTTAATTTCATATTATATTTTTTAGTTGTGCAACTAAAATAATAAATAAATTAACGCAAAACTTATTTTTTTAACATATATTAAAAAAATGTTAAAAAATATTTAAATTATATAAAAACCCCAGCATGATGCCAGGGTTTCTTTATACTATTTCGCTTGTTAATTCCCTTGAAATTAATTTTTCATGCATTGGCTTCAGTACTTCCAGTGAACCTGTTTTTACAGTACATTTGCCTTTATAGTGAATCAGAATTGTACATTGCTCTGCCTGTTCTAAAGTATGTTTACAAATCTCCATTAAACTATCAATAACATAATCAAAGGTATGTATATCGTCATTGTGTACAATCAGTTTATAAACATCATCCGTTTCATCCAATACAAGGACTTCTTCTTCGTATTGACGTTTTGGATTTTCATAATCTTTTATGCCGTTATAAAAATTCATTTTTGAATTATTTAAACTTCTCCTAATTTATCCGCTAAATCACTAATTACATTCGGTCCCTGATAAACCAACTCAACAAGTTCAACACTCTTATTATTCATTTTTAAAATTTTAAAATGATAATTTTCAAGGTCAAACTCCTGGTTCTCTACAGGAATATCCTCTAAGGCATGAAGAATAAAACCTGCCAACGTATTGTATTCGCTTTCTTCCGAAGGAGCAAGTCTTTTTGGTAAAAATTCATTGATTTCCTCTAAAGGTTGAGTAGCTTGTACCCAATAGATATTATCTCCGATTTTATCTACTATTTTGTCTTCATCATCTTCCTCATCCTGGATCTCTCCTACCAATTCTTCAAGGATATCTTCTAATGTAATAATACCTTCAGTACCGCCAAACTCATCAATAACAATTGCCAAATGCTGTTTCTTTTGCTGGAAAATCTTCAAAAGATCCGATATTTTTTTACTTCCGACAACGAAAAATGCATCACGCATTAAGGTTTTCAGATCATCATGATTTAATTCTCCTTTTCGTTTAACAAATTCTCTGATGATTTCTTTTGTATAAAGGATGCCTATAACATTATCAATAGAATTGATATATACTGGAATTCTGGAGTAACCACTATCCATTATCTTGTTGATAATATCACTTATATCTTCTTCAAAATCTATTGATGTAATATTTTGTCTGGGAACCATGATTTGTTTTGCAGAATGATCTGTAAAATCAAATGCATTTTTAATAATCTCATAGTTCTCTTCTTCGATCTCACCACTATCAGCACTCTGCTTTACCAACAGCTGAAGCTCTTCCGTCGAGTGGATTTCCTGCTCTGAAGCAGGGTGAATTTTCATCAGTCTTAAAACTCCATTAGACATAGAATTCATTAACCAGATAAAAGGTTTAAAAATGGTATAGAAAATTCTCAAAGGAACTGCAGTCGCCATCGTAGTTGCCTCAGATTTCCGAATCGCAATTGATTTCGGAATAAGCTCTCCAAATACAATATGCATAATCGTAATGAGTACAAAACTGATTATTAAAGATATTGAAGTCACTGAGGCAGCGCTTAATTCAAAATTAATCGAAATAAAAGCATTTTCAATAATATGATGCAGCGCGCTTTCTCCTACCCAACCAAGGGCAAGGGAAGCTAATGTAATTCCTAATTGTGTTGCAGATAAATACTCATCAAGATGTTTTATGATGTGCTCTGCTTGTTTAGCCATAGAATCACCTTCTGCGGCTTTTATTTGAATTTGCGAGTAACGAACTTTAACAATTGAAAATTCAGCGGCTACAAAAAAGCCATTAAGTAATACAAGAAACAAGGCTAACAAAAGCCTGACTATGTCCGAGTCCATTTAGAAATTTATATAAAATTTATTTTTACAAAGATATATAAAATAAAAATAATAAAAAAAGCATCGATATACTCGATGCTTTACTATTTTATTGAATATTTTTCTTACGAATTTTTCAAAGCTTCTGCTCCTGAAACAATTTCAAGGATTTCGTTCGTAATAGCAGCTTGTCTAGCCTTGTTGTAGAAAATTACTAAATCATTCTTCAGGGCCTGAGCATTATCGGTTGCTTTGTGCATTGCCGTCATTCTCGCTCCGTGTTCAGACGCTACTGAATCCAAAACAGCTTTAAAAACCTGAGTTTTAATAGATTTTGGAATAAGATTATCCAAAATTTCATTCTTGTTAGGTTCAAAAATATAATCTGTTTCTACTTGAGGTTCTGTAGTTTCAGGCATCAAGATGGGAAGAAGCTGCTCTTTAGTTACTTCTTGAGTAGCTGCATTGATGAATTTATTATAAATCAGATAAATCTCATCAAATTTTCCTTCTTTGAAGCTATCCATTACTCCTTCTGTAAGGTTAGAAACAGCATCAAAGTTTAGATTATCAAAAACGGCACTTTCATTAGCATATACAGTACGGCTTCTTCTTACAGCATCATATGCTTTTTTACCAATTGTAAGAATTTCAATCTCATATTGAGAATTATTCTGAAACTGATTGTTAAGCTCTTTTACAATAGATGAGTTAAAAGCACCAGCTAAACCTCTGTTTGAAGTAACAGCGATAAAAAGAACTCTCTTAACCTCTCTTTTTTGAGCATAAATAGAAACCTGATCAGGATCCGAACTAGAATTTACATT is a window from the Chryseobacterium sp. T16E-39 genome containing:
- the atpG gene encoding ATP synthase F1 subunit gamma; translation: MANLKEIRGRISSISSTMQITRAMKMVSAAKLKKAQDAIVMLRPYSEKLQEIIQNVNSSSDPDQVSIYAQKREVKRVLFIAVTSNRGLAGAFNSSIVKELNNQFQNNSQYEIEILTIGKKAYDAVRRSRTVYANESAVFDNLNFDAVSNLTEGVMDSFKEGKFDEIYLIYNKFINAATQEVTKEQLLPILMPETTEPQVETDYIFEPNKNEILDNLIPKSIKTQVFKAVLDSVASEHGARMTAMHKATDNAQALKNDLVIFYNKARQAAITNEILEIVSGAEALKNS
- a CDS encoding ATP-dependent Clp protease adaptor ClpS — encoded protein: MNFYNGIKDYENPKRQYEEEVLVLDETDDVYKLIVHNDDIHTFDYVIDSLMEICKHTLEQAEQCTILIHYKGKCTVKTGSLEVLKPMHEKLISRELTSEIV
- a CDS encoding T9SS type A sorting domain-containing protein translates to MKLKINSLVLGCLLSCSTFMAQESSLKVPAQKWINENSRNLGIKSDQMMLSFVRKGNSGETLRFQQFVKDVPVFQSEIIIHFNKEGKITYTSTENLKKDIKDINTVPSINASDALQKAHIASKTKGKITLEENKLFVYSTPTGDTKLVYRVLTSSHDNPGSWQTIVDAENGNVISVEDIALYHHDKNEEPKPGKKNAKKEVNNKKVFVSGSGYIFNPDPLSKMQVAYGGQYVDNNDATNASLDAARTLVTIPELDFAGGMYKLKGSYAEIKELETPSTGLFTQATNQFLFNRNDQGFEAVNAYWHIDNSLRYINETLNIVCKPLTNDGILWYDPHGVDGDDNSYYSNGRLVFGEGCVDDAEDADVILHELGHGVHDWITNGNLSQVQGLSEGCGDYWAQSYSRSLNQWPSSAPQYNWMFSWDGHNTCWAGRITNYTVLYPGTGAIHTRGQIWASALMRIYDQIGRAKTDRAFLEGLAATGAATNQQQAAIAVRQAAIDMLGQFGFNCGDIAIMTQEFTAAGYTLPAYSCQLSVDDVAPKELIAIYPNPVNDILTVSLKLNKEEKVEIYNMEGRKVLEKVIGNGKNKIDVSALQTGNYMLNIKEMNLSTKFIKK
- a CDS encoding hemolysin family protein; its protein translation is MDSDIVRLLLALFLVLLNGFFVAAEFSIVKVRYSQIQIKAAEGDSMAKQAEHIIKHLDEYLSATQLGITLASLALGWVGESALHHIIENAFISINFELSAASVTSISLIISFVLITIMHIVFGELIPKSIAIRKSEATTMATAVPLRIFYTIFKPFIWLMNSMSNGVLRLMKIHPASEQEIHSTEELQLLVKQSADSGEIEEENYEIIKNAFDFTDHSAKQIMVPRQNITSIDFEEDISDIINKIMDSGYSRIPVYINSIDNVIGILYTKEIIREFVKRKGELNHDDLKTLMRDAFFVVGSKKISDLLKIFQQKKQHLAIVIDEFGGTEGIITLEDILEELVGEIQDEEDDEDKIVDKIGDNIYWVQATQPLEEINEFLPKRLAPSEESEYNTLAGFILHALEDIPVENQEFDLENYHFKILKMNNKSVELVELVYQGPNVISDLADKLGEV